In a genomic window of Pedobacter sp. KBS0701:
- a CDS encoding M23 family metallopeptidase translates to MIKNPIRHKFKFSISVCLLFASTFVQAQQIFSTNKYPITDFRQPLDITPPALAGSFGEIRGNHFHSGIDFRTNQREGYPVYAVADGYISRLRVQNSGFGQALYINHPNGFTTVYGHLQRFAPKIATIVKNLEYEKKSFEIDEFPDVTLIPVHKGEIIAWSGNRGSSGGPHLHFEIRDTKTEETINPQFFGIIIPDNIPPVIHGLYVYRLNGKTFNENTPKQAIGISGANGSYKTVAPISLTGEVGFGIVVTDRHNGLSGTNGVYSIQLEVDGKKVYTSALERFAFEDSKAINSHIDYPTYLNTKRSIQKSFVEPGNPLKIYSGLVNSGKINFNDGASHQLRYIITDSKGNYSVLPFTVNAGTAPVAASVIPAGIIYPYNKVNEFNTDDIKVVFPFGTLYSDLNFTYKKLPKPAGNAWSAVHQIHNRYTPLHIGFDISIKADQLPENLRSKALIVNSNGSSQGGFFENGYIKATPKNFGSFYIAIDTIAPRIIPVNISEGKNMSGLSKIFFKISDNLSGIKSFNGYIDGKWTLMEFDTKTATLWHSFDERTALGKHTLELVVVDMKENTRKYTVTFIR, encoded by the coding sequence ATGATTAAAAACCCGATCCGACATAAGTTTAAATTTTCAATTTCAGTTTGCCTTTTATTTGCTTCAACTTTTGTTCAGGCCCAACAAATTTTTAGTACGAATAAATATCCGATTACAGATTTCAGACAACCTTTAGATATCACTCCCCCTGCACTGGCGGGCTCATTTGGCGAAATCAGAGGCAATCACTTTCATTCCGGGATCGATTTCAGAACTAATCAGCGGGAAGGTTATCCTGTTTATGCAGTCGCCGATGGTTATATTTCGAGATTAAGGGTTCAGAACAGTGGTTTTGGACAGGCCTTGTACATCAATCACCCCAATGGTTTTACTACGGTTTACGGCCACCTACAACGTTTCGCTCCAAAAATTGCAACCATTGTTAAAAATCTTGAGTACGAAAAGAAATCATTTGAGATTGATGAATTTCCTGATGTCACATTAATTCCGGTACATAAAGGCGAAATTATTGCCTGGTCTGGTAACCGTGGCAGTTCAGGCGGACCACATTTGCATTTCGAAATCAGAGATACTAAAACTGAAGAGACCATAAATCCGCAATTTTTCGGGATCATTATTCCAGATAATATTCCGCCTGTTATACATGGATTGTATGTATACCGTTTAAATGGCAAAACCTTCAACGAAAATACACCAAAACAGGCCATTGGCATTAGCGGAGCAAATGGTAGTTATAAAACCGTTGCACCCATCAGCTTAACCGGTGAGGTTGGCTTCGGAATAGTGGTAACCGACAGGCACAATGGTTTATCAGGTACCAATGGCGTATATTCCATTCAGCTAGAGGTAGATGGAAAGAAAGTATACACTTCTGCCCTTGAACGTTTTGCTTTCGAAGATAGTAAAGCAATTAATTCGCATATCGATTATCCTACCTATTTAAATACGAAAAGAAGTATCCAGAAAAGTTTTGTCGAACCTGGCAACCCTTTAAAAATTTATAGCGGTTTGGTAAACAGTGGTAAGATTAATTTCAATGATGGAGCTTCACACCAGCTTCGTTACATCATTACCGACTCGAAAGGAAATTACTCTGTTTTGCCTTTTACCGTAAATGCAGGTACTGCACCTGTTGCAGCGTCAGTTATTCCAGCCGGAATAATTTATCCATATAATAAAGTGAATGAATTTAATACCGATGATATTAAAGTGGTTTTCCCATTCGGGACATTGTACAGCGATTTAAATTTCACTTATAAAAAATTGCCTAAACCAGCAGGTAATGCCTGGTCGGCTGTACATCAGATTCATAATAGATATACGCCATTACACATCGGTTTCGATATTTCAATCAAGGCTGATCAACTTCCCGAAAACCTCAGGAGTAAAGCACTGATTGTAAATTCGAATGGCTCATCCCAGGGTGGTTTTTTTGAAAATGGCTATATCAAGGCCACGCCAAAAAACTTCGGCAGCTTTTATATTGCCATCGATACGATTGCACCGAGGATAATACCAGTAAATATCTCGGAAGGGAAAAATATGTCCGGTTTATCTAAAATCTTTTTTAAGATCAGCGATAATCTATCCGGAATAAAAAGTTTTAATGGCTATATAGATGGTAAGTGGACTTTGATGGAATTCGACACGAAAACGGCTACACTATGGCACAGTTTCGATGAAAGAACAGCTTTGGGAAAACATACACTTGAACTGGTTGTGGTAGATATGAAAGAGAATACCCGAAAATACACGGTGACATTTATTAGATAG
- the bcp gene encoding thioredoxin-dependent thiol peroxidase: MAELKEGDQAPAITSKDQNGTEVSLSDYKGKTVVLYFYPKDDTPGCTAEACDFRDNYQGLQAKGIVVLGVSVDDERSHQKFVTKHNLPFTLLADTDQKIVNDYGVWAEKNMYGKKYMGTVRTTFIIDGDGKIIHIIKKVDTKNSTQQVLNLINN, from the coding sequence ATGGCAGAGCTAAAAGAAGGTGATCAGGCACCGGCAATTACATCAAAAGATCAGAATGGAACTGAAGTTTCGTTAAGCGATTATAAAGGCAAAACAGTTGTACTTTATTTTTATCCAAAAGATGATACTCCTGGTTGCACCGCCGAAGCTTGCGATTTCAGAGATAACTACCAAGGTTTACAGGCCAAAGGTATTGTAGTTTTAGGCGTTAGTGTTGACGATGAAAGATCGCACCAAAAATTTGTAACCAAACACAATTTACCATTTACCCTATTGGCAGATACTGATCAGAAAATTGTAAATGACTATGGCGTTTGGGCAGAAAAAAACATGTATGGCAAAAAATACATGGGAACCGTTCGCACCACTTTTATTATAGATGGCGATGGAAAAATCATCCATATCATCAAAAAAGTTGACACAAAAAACTCAACACAACAAGTACTCAATTTAATCAATAACTAA
- a CDS encoding transketolase, producing the protein MKHTIKELEDIASQIRRDIVRMVHGCQSGHPGASLGCADFFTALYFEVLNHKTDFTMEGAGEDLFFLSNGHISPVWYSTLAHAGYFDKSELATFRKLDSRLQGHPTTHEHLPGIRIASGSLGQGLSVAIGAALAKKLNGDKSHVFALMGDGELQEGQNWEAAMFAPFNKVDHLIASVDYNGQQIDGPTSKVLALDDLQAKFEAFGWHVINTDGNDMQAIVEGLHYAKTLTGKGKPIMNLMSTQMGAGVDYMMGSHKWHGTAPNDEQLAAALAQLPETLGDY; encoded by the coding sequence ATGAAACATACAATTAAAGAGCTAGAAGATATTGCCTCTCAAATCAGAAGAGATATCGTAAGAATGGTTCATGGATGCCAATCTGGCCACCCGGGCGCTTCGCTTGGATGCGCTGATTTTTTTACCGCTTTATATTTTGAAGTATTGAACCACAAGACAGATTTCACGATGGAAGGCGCAGGCGAAGATCTTTTCTTCCTTTCGAATGGACATATTTCTCCGGTTTGGTACAGTACTTTGGCTCATGCTGGTTATTTCGATAAAAGCGAACTGGCAACTTTCCGCAAACTGGATTCTAGATTACAAGGTCACCCAACTACCCACGAGCATTTACCAGGTATCCGTATTGCTTCAGGCTCATTAGGCCAGGGCTTATCAGTTGCCATTGGTGCAGCATTGGCTAAAAAGTTAAACGGTGATAAATCTCACGTTTTTGCCTTAATGGGTGACGGAGAATTACAGGAAGGACAAAACTGGGAAGCAGCGATGTTTGCCCCTTTCAATAAAGTTGACCATTTAATTGCATCGGTTGATTATAACGGACAGCAAATTGATGGCCCTACGAGTAAAGTTCTCGCCTTAGATGATTTACAAGCTAAGTTTGAGGCTTTCGGATGGCATGTAATTAATACTGATGGTAATGATATGCAAGCCATAGTTGAAGGTTTACATTATGCTAAAACCTTAACGGGAAAAGGTAAACCAATTATGAATTTAATGAGCACACAGATGGGTGCCGGTGTAGATTATATGATGGGTTCACACAAATGGCATGGTACAGCACCAAATGATGAGCAATTAGCAGCTGCACTAGCGCAGTTACCAGAAACTTTAGGGGATTACTAG
- a CDS encoding transketolase family protein, which yields MKKYTYTEKKDTRSGFGAGLHEAGKKNENVVALCADLVGSLKMDAFIKDFPERFTQVGIAEANMIGIAAGMTIGGKIPFTGTFANFSTGRVYDQIRQSVAYSNKNVKICASHAGLTLGEDGATHQILEDIGLMKMLPGMVVINPCDYNQTKAATMAIAEYEGPVYLRFGRPVIPVFTDPDQKFEIGKAWMVNEGTDVTIIATGHMVWKAIEAGEKLAELGIDAEIINIHTIKPLDDEAILKSVKKTGCVVTCEEHNKFGGLGESVARLLTTELPTPQEFVATNDTFGESGTPDQLMSKYGLDAVNIVEAVQKVIGRKK from the coding sequence GTGAAAAAATATACATATACAGAAAAAAAAGATACACGTTCGGGTTTTGGAGCTGGCTTACATGAAGCTGGAAAGAAAAACGAAAATGTGGTTGCCTTATGTGCCGATTTAGTTGGATCACTTAAAATGGATGCTTTTATTAAAGATTTTCCGGAGCGTTTTACACAGGTTGGTATTGCAGAAGCAAATATGATCGGTATTGCAGCGGGCATGACCATTGGTGGTAAAATTCCTTTTACAGGTACTTTTGCAAACTTCTCTACTGGCCGTGTTTACGATCAGATCCGTCAATCGGTAGCTTATTCAAACAAAAACGTTAAAATTTGTGCATCTCACGCCGGATTAACTTTGGGAGAAGACGGAGCAACACACCAGATTTTAGAAGATATCGGCTTAATGAAAATGTTGCCGGGAATGGTCGTAATCAATCCTTGCGATTACAATCAGACTAAAGCAGCAACGATGGCTATTGCAGAATATGAAGGTCCGGTTTATTTACGTTTTGGCCGTCCGGTAATCCCTGTGTTTACAGATCCAGATCAAAAATTCGAGATCGGTAAAGCGTGGATGGTTAACGAAGGAACTGATGTTACCATTATTGCTACGGGCCACATGGTTTGGAAAGCGATTGAGGCTGGCGAGAAATTAGCTGAATTGGGCATAGATGCCGAAATTATTAACATCCATACCATTAAACCTTTGGATGATGAGGCCATCTTAAAATCAGTTAAGAAAACCGGATGCGTGGTTACTTGTGAAGAGCACAATAAATTTGGCGGCTTGGGCGAAAGCGTAGCACGTTTGTTAACTACTGAACTACCAACTCCACAAGAGTTTGTTGCCACCAACGATACTTTTGGCGAAAGCGGAACACCAGATCAATTAATGTCTAAATATGGCTTAGATGCTGTAAACATTGTTGAAGCGGTTCAAAAAGTAATTGGCAGAAAGAAATAG